In Silene latifolia isolate original U9 population chromosome X, ASM4854445v1, whole genome shotgun sequence, the following proteins share a genomic window:
- the LOC141619701 gene encoding uncharacterized protein LOC141619701: MFILPSGVIAWIEQICRNFFWDGGADYIRTPLVSWDKLCKPKLEGQIGLKSDINWNKAVVGKLVWWISTKPDHLWVKWVNHIYLKGRTWRDFVPTNDSSWYWRKICQVKQLLEGAYQQHIWSDETGCTYSISKGYEYLRNKNSEVNWAKLVWNTWSITKHSIVSWIYYHNNLNTNEKMHQLGVSNTDTCCICESTTEMLEHLFFMCEYNRKVVWKVGTEVKVDLPISDVRNWRLRRGGMATRSNFTNALINACIYHIWRQRNSGKYESKVLRPEKLAEKIVDEPVSLDNVSLVPDVVSFQVLALNIAWSLSGKAG; the protein is encoded by the exons ATGTTTATTCTCCCCTCTGGAGTTATAGCTTGGATTGAGCAAATTTGCAGGAATTTCTTCTGGGATGGGGGAGCTGATTATATCCGTACACCATTGGTCTCATGGGATAAGCTATGCAAACCTAAACTTGAAGGACAAATTGGGCTTAAAAGTGATATAAACTGGAATAAGGCTGTTGTGGGGAAGCTGGTCTGGTGGATTTCCACAAAACCAGATCACCTTTGGGTGAAATGGGTTAACCATATTTATCTCAAAGGAAGGACTTGGCGAGACTTTGTCCCAACTAATGATTCCAGTTGGTACTGGCGGAAAATCTGTCAGGTCAAGCAGCTCTTAGAGGGGGCCTATCAACAACATATATGGTCTGATGAGACAGGATGTACTTATTCCATATCAAAAGGCTATGAATACCTCAGAAACAAAAATAGTGAAGTTAATTGGGCAAAGCTAGTGTGGAATACATGGTCTATAACAAAGCATAGCATAGTTTCCTGGATATACTACCACAATAACCTTAACACAAATGAAAAAATGCATCAATTGGGGGTTAGTAATACGGATACCTGCTGCATCTGTGAGAGTACTACTGAAATGCTTGAACATCTGTTCTTTATGTGCGAGTATAACAGGAAAGTCGTCTGGAAAGTGGGAACTGAGGTCAAGGTAGATCTACCTATCTCTGATGTTCGAAATTGGAGATTGAGAAGGGGAGGTATGGCCACCAGATCAAACTTCACCAATGCCTTGATCAATGCATGCATCTACCACATATGGAGACAAAGAAACTCTGGTAAGTATGAATCTAAAGTTCTTCGACCGGAGAAATTAGCTGAGAAGATTGTTGATGAG CCTGTCAGCTTGGATAATGTTTCTCTTGTGCCTGATGTAGTTTCCTTTCAG GTCTTGGCTTTGAACATTGCCTGGTCTTTGTCAGGCAAGGCAGGATAA